Genomic DNA from alpha proteobacterium U9-1i:
CTCGGCCGCGCGGCTGCGCCGATCCCGTTTTCATCGACCGTCTACCTGTTTGCTGAAGCTTTGATGCTGGCCGGCAGCGATGCGCAGAAGGCGGCGCACCTGCCAAAGGTGGCCGCCGGCGACACCATTGGCTGCTTCGCAACCTCGGAAGGGCCAGGCCTCGCCACGCCGTCGAGCATCGAGACCACCTTCTCCGGCGGTGTGCTGAACGGCGTCAAAATTCCGGTCACGGATGGCGATTGCGCGCATTACGCTGTGGTCACAGCGAAGGAAGGCGCAGGCGTTTCGCTGGTGCTTGTCGATCTCACCCAAGCGGGCGTCACCCGCACGACGTTGAAGACGCTCGATCCAACCCGCGGTCACGCCAAGCTTGAATTCAAGAACGCCAAAGCGGAGCGTTTGGGTGCAGCCGGGCAAGGTTGGGAGTTGGCCGAGGCCGTGCTCGACCGCGCGGCCGTGCTCATCGCGTTCGAGCAAGTGGGCGGGTCGCAAGCCTGCATGGAAATGGCGCTCGATTACGCCAAGAGCCGCTACGCGTTCTCGCGGCCCATCGGGTCGTTCCAGGCGATCAAGCACAAGCTTGCGGATATGTATGTCGCCATCGAGGTGGCGCGCTCCAACGCCTATTACGGCGCGTGGGCGCTTTCGACGGAAGCGGCCGAGCTGCCTTTCGCGGCGGCGGCGTCCCGCGTCGCGGCGAGCGATGCATATTACCTGTGCTCCAAGGAGAATATTCAAACCCACGGCGGCATGGGCTTCACGTGGGAGGTGGATTGCCACCTCTTCTTCCGCCGCGCCAAGCTGCTTGCCGTGCAAGCGGGCGCACCGGCCGTGTGGAAGGAAAAACTGGTGAAGCGGCTCGAACAGAAGAATGCGGCGTAGGGAGAAACGACGATGGATTTCAACGATACGCCGGAAGAAGCCAAGTTTCGCGCCGAAGCGCGTGCGTTTCTTGAAGCGAACTGCAAGCCCAAGCAGGCCGAGAACGACCGCATGTCGCGCTCGCTGAAGCCCGAAGAATATATGAAGGCCGCAAAGGTCTATCAAAAGAAAAAGGCCGAGGCGGGCTTCGCCGGCATCACCTGGGCGAAAGAGCAAGGCGGGCGTGGTTTGCCGCCGATCTACAGCGTCATCTTCAACCAGGAAGAAGCCAAGTTCGATGCGCCCTCCGGCGTGTTTTCGATCGGCCTCGGCATGTGCGTGCCGACGGTGATCGCGTTCGCCAGTGACGAGATCAAGAACCGCTACGTCGCCAAATCACTCCAAGGCGAGGAGATTTGGTGCCAGCTGTTTTCCGAGCCAGGCGCCGGTTCAGATGTCGCGGCATCGAAAACGAAAGCCGTGCGCGACGGTGATGATTGGATCGTCAACGGCCAAAAGGTTTGGACAACCGGCGCTCACTTCTCCGACTTCGGCATCGTGCTCGCACGCACCAATCCGGACGTGGAGAAGCACAAGGGCCTCACCATGTTCATCGTCGATATGAAGGCGCCGGGCGTTGAAGTGCGGCCGATCCACCAGATGTCGGGCGGGCGCGATTTCAACGAAGTGTACTTCACCGATGTCCGCATCAAGGACAGCCATCGCTTGGGCGAGACCGGCATGGGCTGGAACGTCGCGCTCGTCACTTTGATGAACGAGCGGCTTGCCGTCGGCGGCTCCTACGGGCCGGATTACAAGGAAATCTTCGAGTTCGCGCGTGGGATCAATTCGCCGACCAGCGA
This window encodes:
- a CDS encoding acyl-CoA dehydrogenase family protein, translating into MNFDFSDDQKSLKDQARKFLSEKAGAKVTRGVLDNAAVSFDETLWRSVAEMGWLGAAIPEEHGGLGLGRLELCVLAEELGRAAAPIPFSSTVYLFAEALMLAGSDAQKAAHLPKVAAGDTIGCFATSEGPGLATPSSIETTFSGGVLNGVKIPVTDGDCAHYAVVTAKEGAGVSLVLVDLTQAGVTRTTLKTLDPTRGHAKLEFKNAKAERLGAAGQGWELAEAVLDRAAVLIAFEQVGGSQACMEMALDYAKSRYAFSRPIGSFQAIKHKLADMYVAIEVARSNAYYGAWALSTEAAELPFAAAASRVAASDAYYLCSKENIQTHGGMGFTWEVDCHLFFRRAKLLAVQAGAPAVWKEKLVKRLEQKNAA
- a CDS encoding butyryl-CoA dehydrogenase, whose product is MDFNDTPEEAKFRAEARAFLEANCKPKQAENDRMSRSLKPEEYMKAAKVYQKKKAEAGFAGITWAKEQGGRGLPPIYSVIFNQEEAKFDAPSGVFSIGLGMCVPTVIAFASDEIKNRYVAKSLQGEEIWCQLFSEPGAGSDVAASKTKAVRDGDDWIVNGQKVWTTGAHFSDFGIVLARTNPDVEKHKGLTMFIVDMKAPGVEVRPIHQMSGGRDFNEVYFTDVRIKDSHRLGETGMGWNVALVTLMNERLAVGGSYGPDYKEIFEFARGINSPTSDGPLIKNEAFRQKLADWIVRAEGYKLTKFRTMTALSKGQMPGPENAIGKVINANQMMDIGNTAIEAQDHYGIINDPELAALEGAFHQSYMFAPGLRIAGGTDEILKNIIAERVLGLPQDQRADKGIAFKDLPTGR